Within the Deltaproteobacteria bacterium genome, the region ATTGCGATGCCATAATTTTTTGCCCTGCCTGTTGTAAATTTGATTGATGCGACGCGCTGAAAATGTCTTGAAACCACGGATGATTTCCGGCAGACCATGACGTCTCCAACCCCCGGTAGGGGCGGGTTTCAAATCTGCCCCTGCATTGGTCAGACGCGCTGACACTGCTCTAATCCGGCAATTGCAGCATCAGCATGGGGGTTACTATAGCAAAGGGTGGGGTCTGATAACTCTCCCAATCGCTCCAGGTTTGCTTCGAGTTGAGAAAGGTGCGCAGGGACTCATCCTTTGTGAACAGATGATTCCCGCGAAGATCCAATCCGCCATCTGCTAGGTTCGTGAGATTTGCCAGTTCAGGAGGAATGCGGCCCATAAGTTCGTTCGAGTTCAAGTAGAGACGTTCAAGATTTGACAGATTGCCCAGCTCCCTGGGAATCGGCCCCTTGAGCTGATTATAATGCAGATAAAGATATAAAAGATTGTTTAGATTTCCTAATGACGAGGGGATGCTACCTGTAAGCTGGTTAAGGAGCAGATAAAGATATAGAAGATTGTTTAGATTTCCTAATGACGAGGGGATGCTACCTGTAAGCTGGTTAGAGGGGATGCTACCTGTAAGCTGGTTAGAAGACAAATTAAGCCTTCGGAGAATGTTCAGATTTCCTAATGACGAAGGGATGTTTCCTGATAGATGGTTAAAGTGCAGATAAAGGGTTTGAAGATTGCCGAGATTGCCCAGTTCCGCAGGCAACGTACCCACCAGGTTGTTG harbors:
- a CDS encoding transposase encodes the protein MKPAPTGGWRRHGLPEIIRGFKTFSARRINQIYNRQGKKLWHRNYYEHVIRNDRSLLAIQEYIVNDSTKWEMDRATPNR